The following are encoded in a window of Gossypium raimondii isolate GPD5lz chromosome 13, ASM2569854v1, whole genome shotgun sequence genomic DNA:
- the LOC105781316 gene encoding proline-rich receptor-like protein kinase PERK2 yields the protein MASFNCFALAFLIALSFASIDVGVAARHLLQQPRTQSLPSFPNLPTPSRPSFSWPGALPPLPTTFPTGLPPLPSIPSVPTIPTAIPPIPFSFPPLPSIPNLPNPGALPPLPTTLPRGLPPLPSIPSIPTAVPSIPSFSPPPSRSTP from the coding sequence ATGGCCTCTTTCAATTGCTTTGCTTTAGCATTCTTGATTGCTTTGTCATTTGCAAGCATTGATGTTGGGGTAGCAGCTCGTCACCTTCTGCAGCAGCCTCGAACGCAAAGTTTACCATCTTTCCCTAATCTCCCAACGCCATCCCGACCATCATTCTCATGGCCTGGGGCGCTTCCTCCACTTCCTACCACATTCCCAACAGGACTGCCCCCTCTGCCAAGCATTCCCTCAGTCCCCACAATCCCAACTGCAATTCCCCCTATTCCTTTCTCTTTTCCGCCATTGCCATCTATCCCTAATCTCCCAAACCCTGGGGCGCTTCCTCCACTTCCTACCACATTGCCAAGAGGACTGCCGCCTCTGCCAAGCATTCCCTCAATCCCAACTGCAGTCCCCTCTATTCCTTCCTTTTCTCCACCACCTTCTCGTTCTACTCCTTGA